The following proteins are encoded in a genomic region of Doryrhamphus excisus isolate RoL2022-K1 chromosome 6, RoL_Dexc_1.0, whole genome shotgun sequence:
- the hapln3 gene encoding hyaluronan and proteoglycan link protein 3 has protein sequence MPGLLRPLLAACLLVQLLPASWCRMPEYNNGFYYHDVTNGNGNGEIYFNGVRLHVESPQPSVSATRGSSVTLPCHFHYVPELSAPRRTRVKWSWLPAHGASIASPAIAAAFAMETEVMVAMGNRHRSYGSFRGRVRLRRSAPGDMSLVINELRLNDTGRYRCEVIDGLEDESVTVELELRGRLTIGVVFPYFSDKGRYQFNFLEAQQACQDQDATLATFEQLFTAWDEGLDWCNAGWLADGTVQYPITTPRDGCGGSDLEPGVRSYGPRHRLLHRFDAFCFSASVKGTVYFLQNPSKLNFTEAVQACTKASSHMAKVGQLYAAWRLTGMDRCDAGWLADGSVRYPITKPRANCGPPEPGVRSFGFPPRHQKFGVYCYR, from the exons ATGCCCGGTCTCTTGCGCCCCCTGTTGGCCGCCTGCCTGCTAGTACAACTACTACCTGCCTCGTGGTGCAGGATGCCTGAATACAACAATGGATTCTACTACCATGACGTCACCAATGGCAACGGCAATGGAGAGA TCTACTTCAACGGGGTGCGTCTGCACGTGGAGTCCCCGCAGCCGTCAGTGTCAGCCACCAGAGGGAGCAGCGTCACGCTCCCGTGCCACTTCCACTACGTGCCTGAGCTCAGCGCCCCCCGCAGGACACGGGTCAAGTGGTCATGGTTGCCCGCCCATGGCGCCTCCATCGCTTCCCCGGCTATTGCCGCCGCCTTCGCCATGGAGACGGAGGTGATGGTTGCCATGGGCAACCGTCACCGCAGCTACGGCAGCTTCCGCGGCCGCGTGCGGCTGCGACGCTCGGCGCCAGGCGACATGTCACTTGTCATCAATGAGCTGCGCCTCAACGACACGGGACGGTACCGATGTGAGGTGATTGACGGATTGGAGGATGAGAGCGTCACCGTGGAGCTGGAGCTGCGAGGAAGGTTGACGATTG GAGTGGTGTTTCCCTACTTCTCAGACAAAGGACGCTACCAGTTCAACTTCCTGGAGGCACAGCAGGCATGCCAGGACCAGGACGCCACGTTGGCCACCTTTGAGCAGCTGTTCACAGCGTGGGACGAGGGCCTGGACTGGTGCAACGCCGGCTGGTTGGCCGACGGCACCGTGCAGTATCCCATCACTACGCCACGCGACGGTTGCGGGGGCTCGGACCTGGAGCCCGGTGTGCGCAGCTACGGTCCACGCCACCGCCTCCTGCACCGCTTTGATGCCTTCTGTTTCTCCGCCTCTGTCAAAG GGACGGTCTACTTCCTGCAGAACCCATCCAAGCTCAACTTTACAGAGGCGGTCCAGGCTTGCACCAAAGCCTCCAGTCACATGGCCAAAGTGGGCCAACTGTACGCCGCCTGGAGGCTCACGGGAATGGACCGCTGCGACGCCGGGTGGTTGGCTGATGGCAGCGTGCGCTACCCCATCACCAAGCCGCGGGCTAACTGCGGACCACCTGAACCTGGGGTGCGGAGCTTTGGGTTCCCCCCACGGCACCAGAAGTTTGGTGTCTACTGTTATCGGTAG